The Magnolia sinica isolate HGM2019 chromosome 10, MsV1, whole genome shotgun sequence genome includes a window with the following:
- the LOC131217013 gene encoding uncharacterized protein LOC131217013, translated as MDQWKALIEFWNSEEGKVRNKINTENRRKQRISHTTGTKSFARIREEERKKRANGEDLTRVDMFLLTHKRKNGMPVDEASARAMQPEASQNSTAGKDIFSEVMGDERHGRARAYGLGPSPSDIWGTTSHSVQSQGMTSNAQKRDEQYEELHAEISSLRETMAERDAQISSLRETMTTFMAAITNPSINLATLLGVSANPNLNQPSSSSSHLVPTPQRDLANKGNSTSCTNVTQVLLKSIVRPGDTVAKGTVLSTDPLTKVGGQKLGVGFWEVSVQVAMVRDEDLIRTHGRYKTIGDAIGTSIAWPTTLCMVADRNG; from the exons ATGGATCAGTGGAAGGCCCTCATTGAGTTTTGGAACTCTGAAGAGGGAAAA GTCCGTAATAAGATAAATACGGAAAATCGGAGAAAACAACGCATTAGCCACACTACAGGCACGAAGAGCTTTGCGCGAATACGTGAAGAAGAG agaaagaagagagccaATGGGGAGGATTTGACCCGAGTAGATATGTTCTTGTTGACACATAAACGCAAGAATGGGATGCCTGTGGATGAGGCCTCAGCAAGAGcaatg CAGCCAGAGGCTTCACAGAACAGCACTGCGGGGAAAGATATATTCTCAGAAGTCATGGGTGACGAACGACATGGCCGTGCCCGCGCTTACGGGTTAGGTCCCTCTCCTTCTGATATATGGGGCACAACATCCCACAGTGTCCAGTCCCAAGGGATGACCTCCAATGCTCAGAAGAGAGATGAGCAATATGAGGAATTGCATGCTGAAATATCTTCCCTAAGAGAAACTATGGCTGAAAGAGATGCTCAAATATCTTCACTAAGAGAAACTATGACAACATTTATGGCTGCCATAACGAATCCAAGCATTAATCTAGCTACATTATTAGGTGTTTCAGCTAATCCCAACTTGAaccaaccctcctcatcatcaagccACTTGGTTCCAACCCCTCAG AGAGACTTGGCGAATAAGGGGAATTCTACGAGTTGCACTAATGTGACTCAAGTTCTTCTTAAGAGTATTGTAAGGCCTGGGGATACTGTAGCTAAAGGAACCGTTTTGAGCACGGATCCATTGACAAAAGTAGGGGGGCAAAAACTTGGAGTTGGTTTCTGGGAAGTATCTGTTCAAGTGGCAATGGTACGTGATGAGGATTTGATAAGGACCCATGGACGATATAAAACAATTGGGGATGCAATTGGAACGAGTATTGCTTGGCCCACTACTTTATGTAtg gTTGCAGACAGAAATGGATGA